The proteins below come from a single Leptospira ellinghausenii genomic window:
- the hprK gene encoding HPr(Ser) kinase/phosphatase — protein sequence MPVPGITVETILRDHEDLQLVLITGEVGLSNRINSAEINRPGLSLTGFFDFFANDRIQILGKGEWAYLNSLSQEKLNEITDKFFEFHLNCIIYTHGNEPQIPFVERAKEKGIPLFKTEIATHRFITLISQILDRALAPRTMRHGVLIEVFGIGTLLTGRSGVGKSETALELIERGHRLVADDMVEIRRLSESYLIGSCSDLLRHHMEIRGLGILNIKDLFGVGSVRDHKLIELIINLKEWEEQTSGDYERTGIEQSMEEILGVSVPYIEIPVKPGRNIPIIVETAAMNQRLRKMGKNSAKEFSNKLNTYIQQSTIETNPIKD from the coding sequence ATGCCAGTTCCAGGAATTACAGTGGAAACCATTCTTCGAGACCATGAAGACTTACAACTTGTGCTGATTACTGGTGAGGTTGGACTTTCGAATCGAATTAATAGTGCTGAAATCAATCGACCTGGTCTTTCCCTTACAGGTTTTTTTGATTTTTTTGCCAATGACAGAATCCAAATTCTAGGCAAAGGAGAATGGGCGTATCTCAATTCTTTGTCACAAGAGAAACTAAACGAAATCACTGATAAGTTTTTTGAATTCCATCTCAATTGTATCATCTATACACATGGGAATGAACCACAAATTCCATTTGTGGAAAGAGCCAAAGAAAAAGGAATTCCCTTATTCAAAACGGAAATTGCCACCCATCGTTTCATTACATTGATTTCACAGATTTTGGACCGAGCCCTCGCACCAAGGACTATGCGCCATGGAGTACTCATTGAAGTGTTTGGGATTGGAACCTTACTCACAGGTCGTTCGGGTGTAGGTAAAAGTGAAACTGCTCTAGAACTCATTGAAAGAGGCCATCGTTTGGTTGCTGATGATATGGTTGAGATCCGACGTCTGAGTGAAAGTTATTTGATTGGATCGTGTTCTGATTTACTCCGCCACCATATGGAAATTAGAGGATTAGGGATTCTTAACATCAAAGATCTGTTTGGTGTTGGATCTGTTAGGGATCATAAACTCATAGAACTCATCATCAATTTAAAAGAATGGGAAGAACAAACTTCAGGAGATTACGAAAGAACAGGAATTGAACAAAGTATGGAAGAAATACTCGGAGTATCAGTTCCTTATATCGAAATCCCGGTCAAACCAGGGCGAAATATTCCTATCATCGTAGAAACAGCCGCCATGAACCAAAGATTACGTAAGATGGGAAAAAATAGCGCAAAGGAATTTTCCAATAAACTCAATACCTATATCCAGCAGAGCACCATTGAAACAAATCCAATTAAAGATTAG
- a CDS encoding HPr family phosphocarrier protein: MKQIQLKIRDDSTGLHARPASLFVKVAASFPCEIFVMKDDIEVNGKSIMGLMMLALGPGTVFSVKADGNKEEEALQALETLVTQNFETNAK; encoded by the coding sequence TTGAAACAAATCCAATTAAAGATTAGAGACGATAGTACAGGACTCCATGCAAGACCAGCATCTTTATTTGTAAAGGTAGCTGCCAGTTTCCCCTGTGAAATTTTTGTCATGAAGGATGACATCGAAGTGAATGGGAAATCGATTATGGGTCTTATGATGCTTGCTTTAGGACCAGGTACAGTGTTTTCCGTAAAAGCAGATGGAAACAAGGAGGAGGAGGCATTACAAGCTTTAGAAACTCTTGTGACTCAAAATTTTGAAACAAATGCCAAGTAA
- the lptC gene encoding LPS export ABC transporter periplasmic protein LptC has product MKTKVWTLCFLLVFTACKDKEYLRIEVEKESGSMVSMRNFSRASYKESGELEWKLKGAESYIFPKENKTIVYGFEFNQFEKGKVTSLMTGNRGEINHQTKTVVLEGKVRLRTNDGKFIESESLTYNLEEKTLSSEADVLVYSDGTTIRGKGLRADKSLNKFTIIQPKAVTVGGSNPLKEKP; this is encoded by the coding sequence ATGAAAACGAAGGTATGGACATTGTGTTTCCTCTTAGTTTTTACTGCATGTAAAGACAAGGAATACCTTCGGATCGAAGTCGAAAAAGAATCTGGATCTATGGTTTCGATGAGAAACTTTAGCCGTGCTTCTTACAAAGAATCGGGTGAATTGGAGTGGAAACTAAAAGGAGCGGAATCGTATATTTTTCCTAAAGAAAACAAAACCATTGTGTATGGATTTGAATTCAATCAGTTTGAGAAAGGAAAGGTTACGTCTCTCATGACAGGGAATCGAGGAGAGATCAACCACCAAACTAAAACTGTTGTTTTGGAGGGGAAAGTTCGCTTAAGAACGAATGATGGAAAATTTATCGAATCCGAATCACTTACTTATAATTTAGAGGAAAAAACTCTCTCTTCAGAAGCGGATGTTCTTGTTTATTCAGACGGCACCACCATTCGAGGGAAAGGATTACGTGCAGATAAAAGTTTAAATAAATTTACCATCATCCAACCAAAGGCAGTTACTGTCGGTGGATCCAATCCACTGAAGGAAAAACCATGA
- a CDS encoding CTP synthase — MSKTRYIFITGGVSSSLGKGVTVAALGCLLEARGYTVSLQKMDPYINIDPGTMSPYQHGEVYVTEDGAETDLDLGYYERFTKSKFSRKNSVSTGQIYHAVIERERKGDYLGRTVQVVPHITNEIRNRIYNLTRDQETDFVIVEIGGTVGDIESIPFLEAIRQMRYEHGSNQVLFLHLTLVPTITAAGEAKTKPTQHSVKELLALGIQPDVLICRINKPMSKEMKNKISLFCNVKEQNVISAVDITTSIYEIPLMYREDKLDEVVLNALGMDLRKLNFSQWENMVKKIRNTKKTVKVALIGKYISLQDAYRSVYESLAHGGIANDVEVEVVKINPEDIDSKNTKELLKGVHGILVPGGFGERGIEGKIAAIQYARTKQIPFFGICLGMQCAVIEFARHVLGFKDANSTEFKPNVEYPVISMIEEQKEIERMGGTMRLGAYPCVVKKGTLAYSEYKADRISERHRHRFEFTLRFKDDFEKKGMNLSGFSPDGSLVEIVEIPNHPWFIGVQFHPEFQSKPTDPHPLFAGFIKAASKLAKKSED, encoded by the coding sequence TTGTCCAAGACCAGATATATATTCATTACCGGTGGTGTTTCCTCTTCTTTGGGAAAAGGGGTCACTGTCGCCGCTCTCGGTTGTTTGTTAGAAGCCAGAGGTTATACCGTCTCTTTACAAAAAATGGATCCTTATATCAATATTGACCCAGGTACAATGAGTCCCTACCAACATGGGGAAGTGTATGTGACCGAAGATGGAGCCGAGACGGATCTAGATTTAGGTTATTATGAACGATTCACCAAGTCAAAATTTTCCCGTAAAAATTCTGTATCAACTGGGCAAATTTACCATGCAGTCATAGAACGAGAACGGAAAGGGGACTACCTAGGAAGAACCGTACAAGTTGTACCACATATCACAAATGAAATCCGAAATCGAATTTATAACCTAACACGAGATCAAGAAACAGATTTTGTGATCGTGGAAATTGGAGGGACTGTTGGAGATATTGAGTCCATTCCATTTTTGGAAGCAATTCGTCAAATGCGATATGAACATGGTAGTAACCAAGTTTTATTCCTCCACCTAACGCTTGTACCAACGATTACGGCAGCTGGTGAAGCCAAAACAAAACCTACCCAACACTCAGTAAAAGAGTTATTGGCGCTAGGAATCCAACCAGATGTATTAATCTGTCGTATTAATAAACCAATGTCAAAAGAGATGAAAAATAAAATCTCTCTCTTTTGTAATGTGAAAGAACAAAATGTAATTTCAGCAGTTGATATTACCACTTCCATTTATGAAATTCCTCTGATGTATAGAGAAGATAAATTGGATGAGGTTGTTCTCAATGCACTTGGTATGGATTTACGGAAACTTAATTTTTCCCAATGGGAAAATATGGTTAAAAAAATTCGTAATACCAAAAAGACCGTAAAAGTGGCGTTAATTGGAAAATATATTTCCTTACAAGATGCATATCGATCCGTTTACGAATCCTTGGCACATGGTGGAATTGCGAATGATGTAGAAGTGGAAGTTGTCAAAATTAATCCAGAAGATATTGATTCCAAAAATACCAAGGAACTTTTAAAAGGAGTTCATGGAATTCTGGTTCCAGGTGGCTTTGGAGAACGTGGGATCGAAGGAAAAATTGCAGCCATCCAATATGCAAGAACCAAACAGATTCCATTTTTTGGAATTTGTTTAGGAATGCAATGTGCAGTGATTGAATTTGCACGCCATGTTTTGGGATTCAAAGATGCCAATTCAACTGAATTCAAACCAAATGTTGAATACCCTGTAATTTCAATGATTGAAGAACAAAAAGAAATCGAACGTATGGGTGGAACTATGCGCCTCGGTGCTTATCCTTGTGTTGTCAAAAAAGGAACACTTGCTTATTCCGAATACAAAGCTGATCGAATTTCAGAACGTCACAGACACCGCTTTGAATTTACACTTCGATTTAAGGATGATTTTGAGAAAAAAGGAATGAATTTATCTGGTTTTTCACCTGATGGTAGTTTGGTGGAGATCGTCGAAATTCCAAACCATCCTTGGTTCATTGGTGTTCAATTCCATCCAGAATTCCAATCGAAACCAACAGATCCACATCCACTCTTTGCAGGTTTTATTAAGGCTGCATCGAAATTAGCGAAAAAATCGGAGGATTAA
- the rfaE2 gene encoding D-glycero-beta-D-manno-heptose 1-phosphate adenylyltransferase, with the protein MSFFESLQSKIIAQETIEIKRKSLEGKKIVFTNGCFDILHPGHVSYLAQARDLGDLLWIGVNSDESVRRLKGESRPINSCEDRMMVLAALSSVDFVSSFPEDTPLEILKKVRPSIHSKGGDYQIETLPEYKILKEMGADIQILPFVSGKSTTKILEKAKSPS; encoded by the coding sequence TCACTACAAAGTAAAATCATCGCACAAGAAACCATCGAAATAAAACGTAAGTCCCTCGAAGGAAAAAAAATCGTATTTACAAATGGTTGTTTTGATATTTTACACCCGGGTCATGTGAGTTACTTAGCACAGGCTCGCGATTTAGGAGATTTACTTTGGATTGGTGTGAATTCTGATGAGAGTGTCAGAAGATTAAAAGGTGAGTCGAGACCTATCAATTCCTGTGAAGACCGAATGATGGTACTTGCAGCTTTATCTTCCGTTGATTTTGTTTCCAGTTTTCCTGAAGACACTCCCTTAGAAATTTTAAAAAAAGTAAGACCTTCCATCCATTCAAAAGGTGGGGATTACCAAATTGAGACCCTCCCAGAATACAAAATTTTAAAGGAGATGGGTGCGGATATTCAAATTTTGCCATTTGTTTCCGGAAAATCCACTACTAAGATTTTAGAAAAAGCCAAATCCCCTTCCTAA
- the kdsA gene encoding 3-deoxy-8-phosphooctulonate synthase has protein sequence MYDLIEEREFFGKKIGGRQPFFLISGPCVMENKDLLDRVCGEMKAICDELGIVYIFKSSFDKANRSSINSYRGPGLEEGRKLLDFIKHKYNVPVLTDIHETIQVDPLKDTVDIFQIPAFLSRQTDLIAKAAETGKWVNVKKGQFMAPDDTRHIKTKIQESGSEKYMVTERGASFGYGNLVFDLRGIPMMHKHGIPIVFDGTHSAQLPGAAGNITGGLREFIPHMMRGAVSVGVEGLFMEVHPDPEKALSDATTQFPLAKAKVLLTQLLELDRLVKTKFLED, from the coding sequence ATGTACGATTTAATTGAAGAAAGAGAATTTTTTGGAAAAAAAATCGGAGGTCGTCAGCCGTTTTTTTTAATCTCTGGGCCTTGTGTGATGGAAAACAAAGACCTACTTGATCGAGTTTGTGGTGAAATGAAGGCCATCTGTGATGAGTTAGGGATTGTTTATATTTTTAAATCTTCTTTTGACAAAGCCAATCGTTCCTCCATCAATTCCTATCGAGGTCCAGGTTTGGAAGAAGGACGCAAACTCCTCGATTTTATCAAACATAAATATAATGTTCCTGTTTTAACCGACATCCATGAAACCATACAAGTGGATCCATTAAAAGACACAGTGGATATCTTTCAAATTCCGGCTTTCCTTAGCAGACAAACGGATCTCATTGCCAAAGCTGCAGAAACGGGAAAATGGGTGAATGTGAAAAAAGGTCAGTTTATGGCACCTGATGACACACGGCATATCAAAACCAAAATCCAAGAGTCTGGTTCCGAAAAATACATGGTCACCGAACGTGGTGCAAGTTTCGGCTATGGAAACCTTGTGTTTGACTTGAGAGGCATTCCTATGATGCATAAACATGGAATTCCCATTGTATTTGATGGTACCCATTCCGCACAGTTACCTGGTGCTGCTGGCAATATAACAGGTGGTTTACGAGAGTTCATCCCGCATATGATGCGAGGAGCGGTTTCTGTTGGAGTGGAAGGACTTTTTATGGAAGTACACCCTGATCCTGAAAAAGCTTTATCGGATGCAACAACTCAATTTCCTTTAGCAAAAGCAAAAGTTTTACTCACTCAACTATTAGAATTGGATCGTTTGGTTAAAACGAAATTCTTAGAGGACTAG
- the rpoN gene encoding RNA polymerase factor sigma-54, with protein sequence MKLGASLSQRQTQKLVMTQDLRQSIELLSLSTLELSDKIQNELLENPLLDEVGVDEKSKMPELFSIDEVKRLEKLNHEKSTDVNWQDSYSLEGPRTYDTEASDRNQKYIESSTRGETLEEHLLNQLRLIKLTKLEFEIGEVLISMIDEKGFITDDLSLVSKEMGYPEAKVRRVLQVINELDPIGIGAKDMQETLLIQGRILFPDNIVLHQLIGEFLSDLEKVDYKKIAKNLKITEEEILSLARLIKKLEPYPATTYQGRKIDYVVADVVVKQVGNEFNIFINDEWLPKLTIQEEYKELLNHKLPPKEKEYFQTKYSSAQWLIRSIQQRRQTLQRVVSCIIDFQVDFFRGGIGFIKPLTLKEVAEKLNLHESTISRITTNKYIQTTWGIFELKWFFSSGVKSAEGGKESSKKIHEIIRNLVKEEDENNPLSDQDIVELMEKKGIEIARRTVAKYRKVLRILPSNERKRISSLKG encoded by the coding sequence ATGAAACTCGGGGCTTCACTTTCACAACGCCAAACGCAAAAACTGGTGATGACCCAGGACTTACGTCAGTCCATTGAACTATTATCTTTATCAACATTAGAATTATCAGACAAAATACAAAACGAATTATTGGAAAACCCACTGCTTGATGAAGTGGGAGTAGATGAAAAATCAAAAATGCCTGAGCTTTTTTCCATCGATGAAGTAAAACGATTGGAAAAACTCAATCACGAAAAAAGCACAGATGTAAACTGGCAAGATAGTTACTCATTAGAAGGGCCAAGGACCTACGATACAGAAGCGAGTGATAGAAATCAGAAATACATCGAATCTTCGACTCGAGGGGAAACTTTAGAAGAACACTTACTGAACCAACTGCGCCTCATCAAACTCACAAAATTGGAATTTGAAATTGGTGAAGTTTTAATCAGTATGATAGATGAAAAAGGTTTCATCACTGATGATTTGTCACTTGTATCGAAAGAAATGGGTTATCCTGAGGCCAAAGTTCGTAGGGTTTTGCAAGTGATCAATGAGTTGGATCCAATCGGAATTGGAGCCAAAGATATGCAAGAAACCCTTCTCATTCAAGGAAGGATTTTGTTTCCTGACAACATCGTTTTGCACCAACTGATAGGGGAATTTCTTTCGGATTTAGAAAAGGTTGATTATAAAAAAATTGCAAAAAATTTAAAAATCACAGAAGAAGAAATTCTTAGTTTAGCGAGGTTGATAAAAAAATTAGAACCATACCCTGCTACAACCTACCAAGGTAGAAAAATTGATTATGTTGTTGCCGATGTTGTAGTGAAACAAGTGGGAAACGAATTTAATATTTTTATCAATGATGAATGGTTACCAAAACTCACAATCCAAGAAGAATACAAAGAATTATTAAACCATAAACTCCCTCCAAAAGAGAAGGAGTACTTTCAGACAAAGTATAGTTCCGCTCAGTGGCTCATCAGGTCCATCCAACAGAGAAGGCAAACCTTACAAAGAGTTGTCAGTTGTATCATCGATTTCCAAGTTGATTTTTTTAGAGGAGGGATTGGATTTATCAAACCTCTCACACTCAAAGAAGTTGCTGAAAAACTGAACTTACATGAGTCTACAATCTCTCGTATCACCACCAATAAATACATCCAAACCACTTGGGGAATTTTTGAATTGAAGTGGTTTTTTTCCTCTGGTGTAAAATCAGCGGAAGGTGGAAAAGAAAGTTCTAAAAAAATACATGAAATTATTCGAAATTTGGTCAAAGAAGAAGATGAAAACAATCCTCTTTCCGACCAAGACATCGTGGAATTGATGGAGAAAAAAGGTATTGAAATTGCACGTAGGACTGTGGCAAAATACCGTAAGGTCTTACGCATCCTTCCATCCAACGAAAGAAAGCGAATCAGTTCACTCAAGGGGTAA
- the lptB gene encoding LPS export ABC transporter ATP-binding protein — MENLVKIYNKRKVVDGVSFYIRKGEIVGLLGPNGAGKTTSFYMSVGFVTPDEGHVFIDKEDLTKAPMHIRARMGVGYLAQEASIFRKLTVAENLEAILETMNLPGDEIIRRRDELLMELQIMRVANQKGYTLSGGERRRCEIARALVTNPDFILLDEPFAGVDPIAVKDIQNVIQSLKERGLGILITDHNVRETLKITDRAYIMYSGRILISGTADDLINDPETRRIYLGEDFKL, encoded by the coding sequence ATGGAAAATCTGGTAAAAATCTATAACAAACGTAAGGTTGTAGATGGGGTCAGTTTTTATATCCGAAAAGGTGAAATCGTAGGCCTTCTTGGACCCAATGGTGCCGGTAAAACGACAAGTTTTTATATGAGTGTCGGTTTTGTGACTCCCGATGAAGGTCATGTATTTATCGATAAAGAAGACCTAACCAAAGCACCAATGCACATTCGTGCTAGAATGGGTGTTGGTTATCTTGCCCAAGAGGCAAGTATCTTTCGTAAATTGACTGTTGCCGAAAATTTGGAAGCAATTTTGGAAACGATGAATTTACCTGGTGATGAAATCATCCGTCGTCGGGATGAACTTCTCATGGAACTACAAATTATGCGAGTGGCCAACCAAAAAGGTTACACACTTTCTGGTGGAGAAAGACGGAGATGTGAAATTGCAAGAGCACTTGTCACTAACCCCGACTTTATTCTGTTAGATGAACCGTTTGCAGGTGTTGACCCGATCGCTGTAAAAGATATCCAAAATGTAATTCAATCCTTAAAGGAAAGAGGTCTTGGAATTTTAATTACTGACCATAACGTTAGGGAAACATTAAAGATTACAGACCGCGCTTACATCATGTATAGTGGTAGAATTTTAATTTCAGGAACTGCGGATGATCTCATCAATGATCCAGAAACAAGAAGAATTTATTTAGGTGAGGATTTTAAACTTTAG
- a CDS encoding LptA/OstA family protein yields MRRLVVVSIFFGFVLQLKSSPIPILYGNDDFLKADEAILKNEDKKTKKDKIPIIWGGSSLTQEERMMNGFPVKVFILGGGAYIMHKSIKLSAKEIEIIGEEALIGNLKGQVIVEDIQNGVTLTATKGVYDKVAGTVSLENHPILTQKKDGKIVRIKCQSILRNLEEAKTTLAGKVVVTSEEFQVFGEDAVFSEKEDRIDLKGEPFLFSENRFLIGQTLSYFVKEGSIQLDGDATIYQVSYENKKDKEKDTVTKERVITLFSGKTLTHLNKGKETVTSMNGNAFMYRKNSEFKADLLESRKSNKEIKATGNVSYLDKENGYRMEGGILFYDKEKGYSYLTETPKIVFLNKKDLVERGQLTSVFIERFDDKNETVARGDVQVETQSAKATGEFATYYEKKDELVLEGNPTLVRDSTKVSAGKIILFPKSDKAFLTDGLKVIPNGEKK; encoded by the coding sequence ATGAGGCGATTGGTTGTCGTATCTATATTCTTTGGATTTGTTTTGCAATTAAAATCATCACCGATTCCTATTTTGTATGGGAACGATGATTTTTTAAAAGCAGATGAGGCAATTCTAAAGAACGAAGATAAAAAAACGAAAAAAGATAAAATCCCAATCATTTGGGGAGGAAGTAGTCTCACTCAAGAAGAAAGAATGATGAATGGATTTCCAGTAAAAGTTTTTATCTTAGGTGGTGGTGCTTATATCATGCATAAGTCCATCAAACTCAGTGCCAAGGAAATTGAAATCATTGGAGAAGAGGCTCTCATCGGAAACCTAAAAGGCCAAGTGATCGTTGAAGACATTCAGAATGGAGTCACACTCACAGCAACAAAAGGTGTTTATGATAAAGTTGCAGGCACAGTTAGTTTGGAAAATCACCCAATCTTAACTCAAAAAAAAGATGGAAAAATAGTTCGAATTAAATGCCAATCTATCCTTCGGAATTTGGAAGAAGCGAAAACAACTCTTGCTGGAAAAGTAGTCGTTACATCAGAAGAATTCCAAGTGTTTGGCGAGGATGCAGTTTTTTCTGAAAAAGAAGATCGTATTGATTTGAAAGGAGAGCCGTTTTTGTTCTCCGAAAATCGTTTTCTCATTGGACAAACCCTTTCTTATTTTGTGAAAGAGGGAAGTATCCAATTGGATGGTGATGCAACCATCTACCAAGTGAGTTACGAAAATAAAAAAGATAAAGAAAAAGATACAGTCACCAAAGAAAGAGTCATAACTTTGTTTTCAGGCAAAACTTTGACTCATTTAAATAAAGGAAAAGAAACTGTTACCTCTATGAATGGTAATGCGTTTATGTACAGAAAAAATTCTGAATTTAAAGCTGATTTATTGGAAAGTAGAAAAAGTAATAAAGAAATAAAAGCTACAGGTAATGTAAGTTATTTGGATAAAGAAAATGGTTATCGAATGGAAGGTGGGATCCTTTTTTATGATAAAGAAAAGGGTTATTCTTATTTAACCGAAACTCCAAAAATAGTTTTTTTAAATAAAAAAGATTTAGTGGAACGTGGACAATTAACATCTGTCTTTATTGAAAGATTTGATGATAAAAATGAAACAGTTGCCAGAGGTGATGTGCAAGTAGAAACACAATCCGCAAAAGCTACTGGAGAGTTTGCCACTTATTATGAAAAAAAAGATGAACTAGTATTGGAAGGAAACCCAACCCTTGTGAGAGACTCTACAAAAGTATCTGCTGGGAAAATCATCTTGTTTCCAAAATCGGACAAAGCCTTCTTAACTGATGGGCTAAAGGTAATCCCGAATGGTGAAAAAAAGTAA
- a CDS encoding LIC_11548 family sensor histidine kinase has product MPSKFSRFLPSLSDENRYYLRDIFIFFLTLAISVGFSELVFFREEEDISFYSKLDTYVFILIPFFILSLILSYIYRNRRNRETGKIRSSIRYRLTLAFLFVALVPSLPIFILSSNLTGRLIEGFYRVDISNALRSANLLVHQVERENQNSFLELVSKFRSGLLREKSDGFMIFQNGIKDGLIEKNEYYLGYREKNKIQFESKNLFRQFSALEYLESNKSGIYLSRYYDPEKSYLVAKFDLENDRTVIIAERIHKGMESDVLNIINATSTYEKVSLWKEKIPFSVRITIASFSFSMFLIAILFSFLFARRISKPIIDLANATKKVSLGESDVRLEKTEEGEMGILIDSFNQMVSDLKAKSDELMHTQRIAAWKEVAQRMAHEIKNPLTPIQLSAQRIQRKFQNPKKENLESVIFDATETIIGQVRVLEHLVKEFSEFARMPVPVLINQHINPILEEAVALFRDTSDIEFELKLAENLPELFLDKRLFLGVINNLIKNAVEAILSHDNPKEEMDILETKRKKIRVMSKLQKKALRKSVIVEIDDSGPGLKEEWREKIFEPYFSTKEKHGSGIGLTIVQKTIIDHHGHISVENSKLGGCKFRIELPLELS; this is encoded by the coding sequence ATGCCAAGTAAATTCTCTCGTTTCTTGCCATCTCTTTCTGACGAAAATCGTTATTATTTACGCGATATTTTTATCTTTTTTTTGACGTTAGCCATCTCCGTTGGTTTTTCCGAACTTGTATTCTTCAGGGAAGAAGAAGATATATCTTTTTATTCCAAATTAGATACTTACGTCTTCATTCTCATTCCGTTTTTTATTCTTTCTTTGATATTGAGTTATATCTATAGGAATCGTAGAAATCGTGAAACTGGTAAAATTCGAAGTTCCATTCGCTATCGACTCACACTCGCGTTTCTATTTGTAGCACTTGTTCCTTCTTTACCTATTTTTATTTTGTCATCGAATCTAACCGGAAGACTCATTGAAGGTTTTTATCGAGTCGATATATCGAATGCATTACGTTCCGCAAATTTACTTGTCCACCAGGTAGAGAGAGAAAATCAAAATTCCTTTTTGGAACTAGTCTCTAAGTTCCGTTCTGGACTTCTCCGTGAAAAATCTGATGGTTTTATGATTTTTCAGAACGGTATCAAAGATGGACTGATTGAAAAAAATGAATATTATTTGGGTTACCGTGAAAAAAATAAAATTCAATTTGAATCAAAAAATTTATTCCGCCAATTTTCTGCTTTGGAGTATTTAGAATCCAACAAAAGCGGAATCTACTTAAGTCGTTATTATGATCCAGAAAAATCCTATTTAGTTGCAAAATTTGATTTAGAGAATGACCGAACTGTCATCATTGCAGAACGAATCCATAAAGGAATGGAGTCAGATGTATTAAATATCATCAATGCAACTTCTACATATGAAAAAGTAAGTTTGTGGAAAGAAAAAATTCCCTTTAGTGTTCGTATAACGATTGCTAGTTTTTCGTTCTCTATGTTTTTAATTGCAATATTGTTTTCCTTTTTGTTTGCAAGGCGAATTTCCAAACCAATTATCGATTTGGCAAATGCTACAAAAAAAGTTTCTCTTGGTGAATCTGATGTTAGATTAGAAAAAACAGAAGAAGGTGAAATGGGCATTTTGATTGATAGTTTCAATCAAATGGTAAGTGACTTAAAGGCAAAATCCGATGAACTCATGCATACACAAAGGATTGCCGCTTGGAAGGAAGTGGCACAACGGATGGCACACGAAATCAAAAACCCACTCACACCCATCCAACTCTCGGCACAAAGGATCCAGCGAAAATTCCAAAATCCAAAAAAAGAAAATTTGGAATCAGTGATCTTTGATGCAACGGAAACCATCATTGGCCAAGTTCGTGTTCTGGAACATTTGGTGAAGGAGTTTAGCGAATTTGCAAGGATGCCTGTTCCTGTTCTCATCAACCAACACATCAATCCTATCTTAGAAGAAGCAGTGGCACTTTTTCGAGATACCTCTGATATTGAATTTGAACTAAAATTAGCAGAAAATTTACCCGAATTATTCCTCGATAAACGATTGTTTCTTGGTGTAATCAATAATCTTATCAAAAATGCAGTGGAAGCAATTTTGTCGCATGACAATCCAAAAGAAGAGATGGACATTTTGGAAACAAAACGTAAAAAAATTCGGGTCATGTCAAAACTTCAAAAAAAAGCACTGAGAAAGAGTGTCATCGTTGAGATTGATGATTCTGGTCCTGGTCTCAAGGAAGAATGGAGGGAAAAAATATTTGAACCCTATTTTTCAACAAAAGAAAAACATGGATCTGGCATTGGTCTGACCATTGTCCAAAAAACAATAATTGATCACCATGGTCATATCTCAGTTGAAAACTCAAAGTTAGGTGGATGTAAATTTCGAATCGAACTTCCCTTGGAACTATCCTAA